The Vigna radiata var. radiata cultivar VC1973A chromosome 6, Vradiata_ver6, whole genome shotgun sequence DNA segment TTACATGATATTGTTGGAGAACTAGGGATAGAAAACCCATGCGTTGTGATTGTATCATTAACTATTACACCTTGACCATTATTGTGCAAAGGAAAGGAGAAGGACTTGATCGTTGGTGGCAGCAAAGCGGTGTTATCATAGTTGTGAGACTGTAAAGTCTAATTCACAAAAGTAGTGGAAGAATTAGGCAATGCATCATTGACATTTGAGAAGCCAAAGGAGATGGCATTCGGGTGCACTAATTCTTATGAGGAGGATTTGTCAGCGGAAGAGGATGAGGTTGAAGGTGGTATgatttgagagagagaaaatgagtttggttgtgtttttgtgttgtgGTTCTTTGAGTTTTGGATGTGGCGGAGCTTTCTTACTCCTGGATTTGCGATTCAGGAACCAATAGAACATATTGGCATCACCAATTTGGCCATATTCCTACAAATGCACCCGAATCTTCCTTATCTCATCCCTTGGGGGATTCACCATCCCAAAATTGAAGATGGCTTCTAGAATGCAAATTTGCTCGGGTTTTGGATTCCATATTGACTTTGGTTTTGGAGTTTTCTATTTCCTCAATGGCCCTCGGCGATTGGGAAGCTTGTCCGGATAGAACTGAAACGCTAGTTTTTTGAAAGTGGTTTTAATTTCCTCCTTGGTCGTGGTTCGGTGCAAGCCTAGAACCTTGTAGTTATCCATTTCGcttgaccaaattgagattgagattgtttcaatttttgttgattGCTAAGGTTTATGGAATTTTCCTCCCCTATCTCTAATGAATTTTCTCTGAGAAATGGCGAAGGAGAAGTACAAGAAGAGGATTTTCCGGTTTAGAAGATTGGAGATTTTGTTATTCATGGCATAAAGGATGACGAATCGTGGTCGTGTTGTGTCTGCTGCTTTCTTTGAggtacaaatttaaaatatttttattaaaatttaaataaaaatttcacataatCAAACCATACACATCAAGATAAACACGTCATCACAGTTAGACAACGTTAGTGAAAACTTAACGAAGAGGActtaattgactcaattttataagtttatggATCCAATTGAGACCGAAAAAAAGAGAATCCACTTGAGATTGACCCCAAATATGAGAATCATACGTGagtttaaactaatataaaaacaagaaaaagataaatatgtagataattattattttcatactcaattaaataatttaaaaattaaatgttattcatactaatcaataaaaaaatttctccttaaaaaaataattcaaataatattaataaaaacaaatttatttatcattttcattgtttttctttctttttcatcatcgataaataaataattaaatacttatgCATTACAAAGATActcaataaaaatatcatttaatatacattaaagATTTTAGTGTAAATACATACTTGTAGAGATTTTTGTTTTCCATCCCTATTCTCTGCTATTTTTTAGTGCTActtcttatattttctaaaGTTCTTCATGCACCTCCAAACTAACAAATGTGTCCTTTCATTTCATAGAGTTATAACTCAGTAAAAAGAAGGAAGCTAAAAGAGAGGGAAAAACTTTCCATTGATTGATTCGAGATACAAGCAAGGGAAGAAATATATAAAGGAAAAGACAGTACACGAAAAACACAGCAAAACCATAAACCAAAACTGAGCGGTCCAGGATAAAAGGAACCGAGCGAAGTACAGAGCTACAAGGAAATAAAACCGAACGGGTCAAAATAATGGGACGGATTGGTGAAAAGAAATAACCCCGAACGGGCCAAAACTAATGAGATCGATCAATGAACAAAGATGTGTTATCAGCCCCCCTCAAGTTGGGTGTAAATATTTTGGAGACCGAGCGTGGAACGAAGAAGTTGAAAGGTAGGAGGAGGTAACAGTTTTGTTAAAATGTCGGCTATTTGCATAGTGGTGGAGATGGGAAGAAGCTTCATCAGACCAGCGTGAACTTTTTCTCGGATAATGTGGCAGTCAATGTCAATGTGCTTAGTACGTTCATGGAAAACTTGATTAGAGGCAATTTGTATGGAAGATTGGTTATCACAGTAGATGAGAGCAGGAGACGTGTGGGCAACGTGGAAATCATGAAGCAGATATGTAAGCCATTGTAGTTCACACACTATGCTGGCTAGCGAATGATATTCAGCCTTAGAAGAACTACGGGAGACAATCGGTTGTTTCTTGGAGCGCCATGAGATGAGAGAGTTGCCGAGGTATACAGTGAACCCAGTGACCAATCGACGAGTATCAGGACAGGTGGCCCAATCAGAGTCACAAAAGGCTTTGAGTTGAATAGTAGAGTTACTAGGAAAATGGATACCAGCACCAGGGGTACCTTTGAGGTATCGGAGGATACGATTAGTAGCTTGTTGATGAGCAGTCGTAGGTGTAGACATGAACTGACTGAGGTGGTTGACGGCAAATGTGATGTCAGGACGAGTTGTGGTTAAATATATGAGTTTTCCAATGAGACGACGATAGGAggcaacatcatcatcatcaagagACCGAGCGGTATTAGTAGAAGATTGTTTTGGAACCATGGGAGTAGGAACGGGCGAGCTATCGAGCAGACCGGTTTCAGCAAGGAGATCCAAGACATACTTTCTTAGCTAACATGTATGCCTTTAGAGTTGCGGGTAACCTCCAGATCGAGGAAGTAAGTCAGACTACCAAGGTTCTTTATGCGGAAAGTAGAATGGAGGAGGTCAGTAATGTGTTGAATTTCTCCATTATCGTTGCCAATTATGAggatatcatcaacatagataAGTAATGTCGTAGTGTGGTTGCCGTCATGTTTCAGAAAAAGAGAGTTGTCAGAGAGTGAAcagttataattatttaagattaaaaaatgatgtaatttaGCATACCATTGACGGCcagcctgtttaagaccatataAAGAACGTTGGAGTTTACAAACCTGATTTTTATTAGCGGTGGTAAGACCAGGAGGAAGTTTCATATAAACATCTTCATGAAGATCACCATGTAAGAAAGTATTATTAACATCCAATTGTTTGAGTGGCCAACACTGAGAAGCAGCTATGGCAAGAAGAAGTCGTACAGTAGTGAGTTTAGCGACAGGTGCAAAGGTATCTAAAAATTCCAGTCCTTCAATCTGGTTATATCCTTTGGCAACAAGTCGCGCTTTATATCGTTTGATAGATCCATCagaattatatttgattttgtaaatcCAACGACAGCCAATGGCGGTTTTGTTCGGAGGCAGAGTGGTAATTTCCCAAGTGTTATTAGCCTGCAGTGCATCAAGCTCGGCATGCATGGCTTTGACCCATTGAGGTTGTTTTGAAGCAGCAGAGTAACAGGTTGGTTCAACATTAGATGAAATAGATAATATTGTATGCTTGAAAGTAGGAGAAAGACGATTGTAGTGAAGGTAATTGCTAATGGGATATCGAACAAAAGTGTCTTTAGTGCAAGCACTAGGTGGTAAAATGGCAATATGTGGAAAACCAAGCAGTTATAGATCATCATAATCATTTGTGTAGTGATTTGGCAGAGGTAGAGATAAAGAGTCGTCAGTTTTAGTAGTATTATGATATGGGaaatattttcatgaaaaacAACATTACGAGATATTTCAACCTTGTGATTTTTGAGGTTTAAGAAGAGGTAACCTTTTGTGTGCTTTTTAAAGCCTAAGAAAATACCAGGAATAACACGGTCATCAAACTTCTTTCGGTGGGAAATAATGGTGTTAGCATAGCAAAGACAGCCAAAAATGCGTAACACCGAGAGGTCACAAGGAGATCCATGTAGTCGTTCGTGAGGTGTATCGTTTTGTAGAACAAGTGTAGGCATTTGATTTATCAAGAAAACAGCATGTTGCGCTGCATAACACCAGAAAGCAAGAGGTAGATGTGAGTGGAAAAGCAAAGCACGAGTGATATTTAAGATGTGTTGATGTTTACGTTCAACCACTCTGTTCTGTTCAGGAGTTTCCACACAAGTTGTTTGATGAATAATGCCTTTACTTGAAAAGATGTCATGCATAATGAATTCAACATCATTGTCAGTGCAGatagttttaacttttttattgaattgattttctATATAACATAGGAAATTGAGTATCTgagtttttatagaagatttatcCAGCATAGGTATAATCCAAGTATAATGAGAGTAATCGTTAACAATGGTTAGCAAGTATTTAAAACCATTCATGGAAACAGTAGTAGGACCTCATATATCAATATGCAATAGTTCAAAAGAAGATAGTGATGTAGAAGTCCTAGCAGTGTAAGGTAGTTTCTTTTGTTTGGCCCGATGGCACGCATCACAAGAACTATGAGTTTCATCAGTTTTTATGTAAACATGTTTGTTTTGCAAAAGCTGTAACCGAGCATGTGATAGATGTCCAAGACGAGCATGCCATAAATTTAGATGCTGAACAAAACAGTACCAGGACTATAGTTAGTGTCAATTTTACAAGTAGAAGGATCAAAGAGATATAAACCATTATGGTGTCTAATTAAACCAATCTTCTCTTGATTGTGTATTTCCTACACAATGCAGCCAGAGGGAGAAATAATTAGTTGACAATTGTGGTTAGCTATAAGTTGAGAAACAGAGATAAGGTTGAATGAAAAATCAGGGACATATAGCACATTAGAAAGAGAAAGTTTAGTATTGAATTGAACTGTTCCCTTGTAATGAGCATGTATGATTTTACCACTAGGTAAACTTATAGGAATGAGGTTAATCTTTTGATAAGAAgtaaagaattttaaagagATATAAACGTGATTAGTGGCACCGGAGTCAAGAAGTCAGATATTGCTAGAAtgcatttgaaaaattgaaacaatattACCTGGAGAAGTGTTGGTAGAAACGATTCCAACTTGGTTGATGTGCACATTGGAAGTGTTGGACGTAGGTTGTTTAAACAACGCAACAAGAATTTGATATTGTTGAGGAGTAAGTTGAATGGTTTCAAGAGAAGAACGTTCTTGATCCAAGCTTTTCATCTGAGTATCAGTATCAGTTGGCGTAATGGCATTATGAATTTGACTAGGTTTGTTGGAAAACTTGTGTCCTAGGGGATAACCGTGTTTCTTGAAACAAACATCTATGGTGTGACCGTTTTTGTGGCAATAAGTGCAGATCTTGCGAGAATTGTTATTAGTGGATTTTACAGTCCTGTATTCTTGGTTGGGGAAACCATGTTTTTTGAAACAAGAATTTTCTTGGTGGCCAACTCTATTGCAATAAGTGCAAGTAACAGAGGTAGGAGCAGTTGCAGGAGGGGGACTAGAAAGAGAGGTAGATGTAACAGAAGCAGTGATATGGTGAGTCATCAGTTGACATTCTTGTTGAATAACAAGGGAAAAATTTTTGGAAATGGGAGGTATAGGATCAAGAAGAAGAGTATGAGATTGGATATTGGTATAATGATCGTTCAAACCTCGTAGAAGTTGCATGGCACGATCTTCATGTTTACGTTGGGAAAGAATAGCAGAGACGGTGCAAAAAGCATTTTGGTTTGCAAGTACAAACAGGGTCAGGACGGAAGCAGTCGAGCTCATCCCAAAGAACCCAGAGCTTTGTGAAAAAATCAGTAACAGAGAGCTCACCTTGCGATAGAGTGGTGGCTTCCATCTGTAGAGTGGAAATTCTTGCAAGATCACCTTGGGCAAAGTGGTTTTTCAGATAAATCCAAATGTCGATAGCAATATCCATCCATATAATGCTCTCTCGAATTGAAGGAGAGACCGAATGGAGAAGCCATGAAACAACCATACTATTGCAACGGAACCAAGCAGGAAAGGAAGCATCAATCTTGGAGGGTTGAATAGTTGATCCAAGAACGAATTCTACCTTGTCTTTTGCAGAAAGAGCCGCGATGAAGGATCTGCTCCATGAATGATAATTTGTGGTATTTAAAACGGGTGAGACAAGGGATATGGCAGGGTTCTCATTGAGGTGAAGGTAAAGATACGAAGGTGTATTATCTTGAATGGAGGTAGAAGAATTGGTTGTAGccatgaagaagaaagaaatcagAGAACAACAGAAAATTCTTCTAATACCATCATAGAGTTACAACTTAGTAAAAAGAAGGAAGCTAAAAGAGAGGGAAAAACTTTCCATTGATTGATTCAAGATACAAGCaagggaagaaaaatataaaggaaaagaCAGTACAcgaaaaacacaacaaaaccaTAAACCAAAACTGAGCGGTCCAGGATAAAAGGGACCGAGCGAAGTATAGAGCTACAAGGAAATAAAACCGAACAGGTCAAAATAATGGGACCGATCGGTGAAAAGAAATAACACAGAACGGGCCAAAACTAATGAGACCGATCGGTGAACAAAGATGTATTAtcatcatttaaaattaaataaaacaatttgcGTAGGTGATAATGAATATAGcaattatcaatatttatcaGCCTATATGAAATGAATATGTATATTACTTTGCATCCCTCTCGTTTCACTTGACTTCCCTCTATGTTCATTGGTTCATTTCTCTTCTCTTACCCTCTCCATTTCTTCCATTGTGCATTCCATTGGTCTTGGTGGTGGTCCTGAtcgtggtggttgtggtggtggtagtCATTGAGTGTTGCTCGTTAGTGAGAGTTAATTGTTCGAAGTTTAAAGTCGTGACATTCGAAGTAAGTAAAgtttttagatttgaaaaatgtttgacTTAAAACCAGCTTTTAAAAGCTGATTAAAAGCTTGTCGAATTTCGAAAGTCAGTTAAATATCAAACgtattttaaagtatttttttttaattaactttcgAAAACTGGTTAAGGAAGGAATGTATTTCGAAataaatttcttcctaaaattttaattttttttaaaattaaatttatgtaataattattattatttattatataatttttaatatgttttattattttttatttattagttaatttttaatgtgtttttgtttttaatttattatataatttttaatatgtttatttttttatttattatataatttttaatatgttttattgatttttatttcttagttaatttttaatatgtatttatgttttaaatttattatttaattttaaaatttaaattatttaaaatgtgatgttttttatgtattatctaatttttaatatgtgatgttttttttatttattatttaattttaaatttatgttgttattattagtaaataaagaaatatttagtgataaatatgtttattgtaACTTGTCATTGATATTATAAGATGGAAAAGTATCAATTTcaattaatgtatttataaatttgaatttcatgtttgaattttcttattttataaacgAAGTAGCTGAgtgttattatataaataattttatcccTAATTAAATATTGCCCTCatgtgataatttaattaaatgagtgttaatcttgaattttttttgtatttattataaaatttgatattacaACTGATAAAGTTGAAAAAAGACTTTCATTTTATTAGATTAGATTGTGAAAAGAGCAAGAAGTATAAGAAGTATGAATCTCATGTTCAACTCAATATAtctcaaaaaagaaaatgtgggATAACGTTTTACAGatatttgaaatacatttgaataCAGTTCATCATCCCTCTTCTCGATCTCTTTATGCATCATTCAATACCATCAATTCATTATGCATTTCAATTAACAATTACAATcaaaaagagaaatgaagaaaggTACCTCTACGAGATGAATCATTTGTTACTACCagatgaattatttaaaaaattggagGTGGAGAGAGAACTTGTcctcttttattaaaaagtttatccTTTGGAAAGTGTTAGAGTTGACTTGCATAGAAGTGAGAGAGACTAGTGTAAGGTGATCGAGGTGACATGAAAGAGTGTAATATTTGCCCTGCTTTGTAGGAGACATTTATTGATTGCCAACTACTTCAATCAtgtcattttcttatttatcattttcaacaCTTATTGCATTTGCTAAATATACACCACAAAATTTTCTCCACCTTTACTTATCAATGTACACTATGCTTTTATAACTTCTATTATTGCTCTTATTAAATACAATCtccatataattatttattttctatttatcatCATATATAAGATATTACCaacaaaatttatcaacaaaaatatttatcaatcgataataaacattataaaatattaattacttttatcaataataaaaattatcacttaccaccaaaaatatttatcattaactaaaattttaaaatccatctCTGATATCAATAAATGAATTCTGTTTTacaaataagttctttttttaatggataaaattatttaacattttcttatattacTATTAATTCTTTGAACTCGTCCAAATTTAGTAATACCTCAAATTAAATTTCACTAACCCTGTTTTTCTCAAATTGTTTACATATTAAAAGGTATCCATCAAATAGACAGAGATCGATTAAATTCTCTGCATAATTTATCCACATGTATTGTATTACTGTATCCCAATACATTAACATCATATTAGCCCTATAATGACATTGTCAATAACCATCTTACACAATCCAAAGAAAAAGCATATgataaagatagaagaaaatggacatactatatatatatatatacttttataacattttaacatcatttacgtatcattatttaattggtccaaaattattctacaatcaataatataataatcataaagACTAAGATGGATCAATCATATAATAACACGTAgtagtgttaaaatattgtataattatcataatctatatatatacgagcaccattttgttttgattttttcaaACCCTAAGGTGAATTAATTAGTTGAAGCAGCACATGGATAGTTCCAATTAAGAAGCTCATCAATCATCTGCATCGCAATTCTATGTTCTTCGTCTTCTTGACCATCATTTTGTGTAGATGCTTCTGACAGAATTGACTGAGTCTCTGGACGTTTGTTTCCAAGCTCTACCCTGACAATCCAATTCGAATGTGAGTGTGGTCCTGCACCCTTTTGCCAGACTCCAATGTGGGAATTGTCAGCATCGAGTCTGAGACATGTGAGGGATGGAGAAGGGTCTCTGCAGCACCTCTTGAGCTTTGTACTCAGAACCTCAGCTAGAACATTCGGAGATGAAAAACTGCTGCCACCTTCAGCCTCATTGAATTCTCCTGGTGTAGGGAAATTTGTCTTGGCATTTCGACCATTCATCAAAATTGCTGCTTGATCATATGCCCTTGCTGCAGCCTCTGCTGTCTCAAATGTCCCTAGCCACACCCTTCTCTTCCTGTTCATCCAAAACCATCTCTgttaattcatatataaactTTCATTAACCTGATATTGAAAGAGAAGGTTTAGTACATAATATTGCATGAGGTTAAAGTTGAAAGTAAGGGAGTATGGTGATTACAGCAAAGGGTGACGAATTTCTGAGACCCATGAGCCCCATTGGCGTTGCCTCACTCCTCTGaacttcttctttgcttggacCATGGCTCTGTGTGGTGGGAAATAAGGAAGAGAACCTAAGTACGAGGTAATTAAGATGCTGCATGAAATTAATATAAGGGTGGAGATACAATAATGACAAATGTGGAAGACTTGCACAGATAATAATCACTTTCTGATAATACACACTTATAGATTGTCGGTTGATTTGGTGGGAAAGTCTGCCCAAATAATTACGAAATAGTTAGGATAAGTCCCTAACTTCATAACAACTTAAATAAATGAGCGATCATggtaagatttttttaatgatattttgacaacactttttgacaacagaatacgtgttattattttattggtctatttaaatctatgtttaaaaaatatttaaaacagaccaattaCAAGCTGACACGTAtgcattgtaaaaaaattgttaaaaaagtatcgttaaaaaaaaaatttccttcttttctaaCGGCTCTAGCTGTGctccaaagaaaaaagaaaataatagtaaaatttttttcttcattttcaatctaccaatataaaaagtaacataatcataatgaaatgtttttcttttttgtttttttaagacAGTAAGAGTATTTATTGCATgtccatatatataataaaatataattgcttttctttcaaaaatgttgacaaaaatcacaaaaagttggatatattttattattaatttttagaaaaatataaatttgggacagatttatatattaactatattaaaaaattgtcgtaaatccaaaatattttgattcattaaaaaaataattatattatatataaaatattaattatcaatgtattaaatctttaaaatagttaaattaaattattgaaatgtctatatatattttcaatttaagttCCGCATGCAACGCTTATTTTGTGGGTAGATTTAATGATGTTGGCAAGTACGTTGACTTTATCTGTTCAACTTCAACTGTGACCCTATAACAAATtcattacataatttaatattattctttatttattaaatcattattattcctatttaaaattttccaattttaacttcttttttgtGAATATAATAATACACTTTATtaggtcatttttttttctagttatattcttttatgcacaataaatttaaaattttacatcagattttaaatttttatagtaaatttAATGAGATGAGAATAATAAATACGTGAATAATGTGTttatataatctaacattttaaTACGTATTTTACTAGGTTTAAACGTGTTAGTGAGAATTTCAattctttgataaatttttaatattgttgttttataaaaatatatcaatgatattgattttattgttttaaaatatattaatttattttaatatatccaTATCATTTGAGGGTTCAcagaacaaatataaaaaattaataaataatctgaacttattttaatgattaccatatataatttttcttaaacatgATAATTAAGTAATACCTTACTATAGATTATTCGATGATTTGAGACATATAATCAACCAAAAGTTTGAGTTCATCATAAATTCTTGGAGTATTTGGACCATGcacattacattttaatttattaaagtacTTTAAATGATATCTTAAATAGATATgataaatttacaatttaattagactaaaacacaacaacataataaaatatacaaattaaggATTGGattcaaattacaaattttataaatctagGAACtagaataacataaaaaaatataaaaaaaaccaaattacaAGAATCATAAATTGTTCAAAATTGCAATTTGACTcaacaaaatatagaaaaataaatgtttattcaacaattttttttgaattttttttacaattatttatgtgTAACTCATAATTagtccattttaaatatacaaaccaataaaataccgacacataatttattatcagAAAGTCGTTaacatatgataaaaaaaaaagtgtgattacttttttcttaatcttgTGAACAAGATTTGATTCTTGGACTTTTTGTTAAGCAAGAGGTGATTCATCATCCTTAGactattttattactttatctGCAAAGGCACAAGAACACAGGTGTCCATGGATAGAGCTTGTGGTGcttttcaatttattgttggaAGAGACGAAAAAGTGgacttttaaattttcaacGAGTGGCTTCtatttttagtatttgtttTTATGGTAAAGAACAATCCAAAAGATACATAATTAATGTGTTGACAAATTCTTTCTTCATCCTCAACAACCTACATTCACTCATATTCATTACAATCAATTCAATCCCTAAAAtattccattattttaattGGGTTTGTATATTACTCATTTATTTATGGAAAAATATTAGAGGTGGGAAATGATTTTCATAATAGGATATACTTTTTGTgtctaattttatcttatatgtaATTTGTTATATGTCCTAATGAcaagaaacatatatataattacaagtTTAAAAATTGTTGAATGTATATCACATATGTTTtactcataatttttctttttatgaaagTTTTGTAATATAAACTATTTCTTTGGTTAATTTTGACCTCTATCaatgtaattataaatattttaataaatataaattctaaatatatctatacttatatatgattttttaattaaaataattattttatattaaaataattaaagtgatttgtttcttttaaacttAACCCTTTTTCCATTCACTGTTTTTttgaacttataattttttaaataaaaagttaccaacaaaagtaaataaaaattataaaaatatttatatttaattttataataataattttattatttttattatcatgaaAAAAGTGGATACACATGCGCACTTAACAAATGTATTTTCACTATTATAAAGAGATACACCtctatgatatatatttttacctttctctattttatctttaataatataattgttaacTTAAGTTAAGGACAGTTTTATAAAGGTGtcaccaatttcaattttattccttttcttATCAAATTATTcactgatttttattttttaaaatttagattaaattttttactaaaagttatttatttatttggtaaCACTTTTCAGTTTGTTACACTTTCTATACGTTTATATTATGTTAGGTTTTacgtatatatgtatatatttatataaataacatactttttatattatttaaaggtATGTATAGATTGATGTGTTTTATGAGTTGATGTGGATTAGTTGGGTTgcttgattttttatattgattagcTTAGATTAAATTAGTGATGAATGagttgatatatataattgagacTATGTTTGGAAAATAATGAGAATTGTGCTGAGTCTTGTGATTGGTGAATAATGCATGTTATTGATGAGTTAACGTTTATTATTGAGATTAAAGGTGGAATGCATtgagattatatatatgttgattatggcaaaaagtatatgattaagTGATGAACGTACGATCCATGTGGTAAACCAAGTTCCATCTGTgtggaatctcttggtgagattcttagtgttttagaatgaaagtaggagctcagtcttgggggtcttcctgacgctccaatggtctttcttctcatgtaggattgaaccatgtggtgaggagtagcaggaggtcttagtcttagaggcttccatcatgctctaaggcgcggaacagactaacctcgtaaATGGCAGGACGGGGGAGCCCAGGACgggggagcctaagtatcacaagccaccacgggtgcatggcccgccatagctcgactatcattctgaagtccggacgagtcaagtctaatatttaacatgataggatggatgctttattttgtttgctttaaattaatctATTGTAGGTAAATGCTcttaattgta contains these protein-coding regions:
- the LOC106763698 gene encoding uncharacterized protein LOC106763698 encodes the protein MATTNSSTSIQDNTPSYLYLHLNENPAISLVSPVLNTTNYHSWSRSFIAALSAKDKVEFVLGSTIQPSKIDASFPAWFRCNSMVVSWLLHSVSPSIRESIIWMDIAIDIWIYLKNHFAQGDLARISTLQMEATTLSQGELSVTDFFTKLWVLWDELDCFRPDPVYRAMQLLRGLNDHYTNIQSHTLLLDPIPPISKNFSLVIQQECQLMTHHITASVTSTSLSSPPPATAPTSVTCTYCNRVGHQENSCFKKHGFPNQEYRTVKSTNNNSRKICTYCHKNGHTIDVCFKKHGYPLGHKFSNKPSQIHNAITPTDTDTQMKSLDQERSSLETIQLTPQQYQILVALFKQPTSNTSNVHINQVGIVSTNTSPAQHAVFLINQMPTLVLQNDTPHERLHGSPCDLSVLRIFGCLCYANTIISHRKKFDDRVIPDTFVRYPISNYLHYNRLSPTFKHTILSISSNVEPTCYSAASKQPQWVKAMHAELDALQANNTWEITTLPPNKTAIGCRWIYKIKYNSDGSIKRYKARLVAKGYNQIEGLEFLDTFAPVAKLTTVRLLLAIAASQCWPLKQLDVNNTFLHGDLHEDVYMKLPPGLTTANKNQLRKYVLDLLAETGLLDSSPVPTPMVPKQSSTNTARSLDDDDVASYRRLIGKLIYLTTTRPDITFAVNHLSQFMSTPTTAHQQATNRILRYLKGTPGAGIHFPSNSTIQLKAFCDSDWATCPDTRRLVTGFTVYLGNSLISWRSKKQPIVSRSSSKAEYHSLASIVCELQWLTYLLHDFHVAHTSPALIYCDNQSSIQIASNQVFHERTKHIDIDCHIIREKVHAGLMKLLPISTTMQIADILTKLLPPPTFQLLRSTLGLQNIYTQLEGG
- the LOC106764547 gene encoding ethylene-responsive transcription factor SHINE 2: MVQAKKKFRGVRQRQWGSWVSEIRHPLLKRRVWLGTFETAEAAARAYDQAAILMNGRNAKTNFPTPGEFNEAEGGSSFSSPNVLAEVLSTKLKRCCRDPSPSLTCLRLDADNSHIGVWQKGAGPHSHSNWIVRVELGNKRPETQSILSEASTQNDGQEDEEHRIAMQMIDELLNWNYPCAASTN